GACattgcggtgtcgtttctctcttgggagcatcgtttgtggagcagcgccgGAAGACagcggcaggaggtggagcggcttcgtcttgcacggagcttcggcggAGATGTCAAGTCAGGCCTAACCGATAGGTGCTACGCAGTGTCATGCCtgttcggcaggtgctacgcactacAGATCTTCCAgtgacttcaagctgtgtcggctggtggtacttggcggcATGGTGTTGCGGTGTACCGGCGGCGACTGCAACGTGCTCAGCAGTTTGCGTGCAGGGAGGTGGTGCCGTTGGGCGCCATGGTGACGTCGACGGATGGCCGGACTGGCAAGGATGATGTGGATCCCTTTCCTGAAGATGGGTCGACGGTTCGATGATGATGGCGGCTTCTaaaatgtgtgtgtgtggtgtACGCTTTAGGTTTGCTGCACCGGCTATAGGTTCCGACACGACGACACCGGTTTTAGGCATGGGGAGCAAGAACACTCCACATTATCGACTTTGTAAGTGTGAGTGGTGGCTTCGCGTGGGTTAATGTATGTTTTTGTCAGATCTTTGTTGAATAATCAATAAAGATGGTTGTATGCACAGGCCGGGGGGTTTAACCTCCTTTAAAAAAAACACCATTTAAACCTAAGTAACTTGAGTCATCGAAACTGTTGCGGTCTTCCGGGTTGTACTATACTAATGTCTATTACCTGTGTGTTTTAAAAGCATTTTTGGTACTTCAGTGGTATCTGAGTATACCACTTGCTTTACTTGTTAAAAAAATGTAATCAATTGAAAAACTAATCGTAACCAATATCTGAGCGTGGAGATACGAGATTGCTTGGAAACGTTAGAAATGCATTGCAAAAATGTACTAACCTCGAGGAGCAAAAGCCCAACAACACCCAGTACGAGCCCCCCAGCTCCTATCGCCCCGATAGACTCTCCGAAGAATAGCGCTGCAAGGATAGCAACCGTCAATGGTTGGGAGTCAATTATGACCTGCAACGAGGATCACAGTTCCGTAAGTGATCGTCAGCTCCATCAACCAAGATGGCAAGCCAATTGTTTGCCTTCGGAGCCAGAGAACAGCACAGAGAGTTAGCCTTACGCTTCCGAGGCCAGCCGATGTCTTCTGCAAGCCCTCAGTGAGAAAGCCCTGCAAAAGGAGGAAACCAAACCCATGCTGGCTTCAGGAACCGCACAACCACACGCTAAGGATCACGCCTTTCAGCTATCTAAATCCACCTGGAAGCATGCGGCGTCGATGAGGCCGAAGGCGGCGATGGCGCCCCAGGCGGCCCACCCGGAGGGCTGCTTCCTGCCCCGCGCGGCTGCGAAGGCGACGACGAGCGCGCCCGCGGGGAGCAGGCGGAGCGcggcgacgaagaagggcccggtctTGGGTATGACCCCCTTCATGGCCACCATGGCCGTGCCCCAGAAGAAGAAGGGCGACACCAGCGACACCCACTCCCACCACTCCCTCCCCGCGAGCGCCGGGGCGACCCCCTCCTCCGCCCCAGGGTCGCCGTCGACGACGCACTCGACGTCGCTGCCCGTGCCCACGCAGTCGAGTTCGTCGGCTGCGGGCGGAGGCGCATCACCGCCCCCGGCTGCgagacggagacggaggcggaggcgggggcGGGGGCTGGGGACGGTGCCGCGGCGTGGGACAGAGGGGAGAACGGGAGCGGAATGGCGTCTGGGAGTTAGTGGTGggtggagcgggaggaggaggcggaagggcgCGGCGGTGGACATCACGGCCTGCCGGCCGGCGCTCGAGCGGGGTGCTGCGGTGATCCGGCGGGTCGAAAGGCGGCCCCGGCAGCGGCCGGCACGACGGGAGGAGAGAGGAGCGGCGAGGGTGTGTTTCCGCTCGCTCGGCGTGTCGAGC
The sequence above is a segment of the Triticum dicoccoides isolate Atlit2015 ecotype Zavitan chromosome 1A, WEW_v2.0, whole genome shotgun sequence genome. Coding sequences within it:
- the LOC119270173 gene encoding WAT1-related protein At3g02690, chloroplastic-like isoform X1, whose protein sequence is MSTAAPFRLLLPLHPPLTPRRHSAPVLPSVPRRGTVPSPRPRLRLRLRLAAGGGDAPPPAADELDCVGTGSDVECVVDGDPGAEEGVAPALAGREWWEWVSLVSPFFFWGTAMVAMKGVIPKTGPFFVAALRLLPAGALVVAFAAARGRKQPSGWAAWGAIAAFGLIDAACFQGFLTEGLQKTSAGLGSVIIDSQPLTVAILAALFFGESIGAIGAGGLVLGVVGLLLLEVPALSVEGNNTSVWGSGEWWMFLSAQSMAVGTIMVRWVSKYSDPIMATGWHMVLGGIPLLVISVVNHDPALNGHIQELTWSDMAALGYTSIFGSAVSYGVYFYNATRGSLTTLSSLTFLTPMFASIFGFLYLGETFAPEQIGGALLTLVAIYMVNYKSIIGEK
- the LOC119270173 gene encoding WAT1-related protein At3g02690, chloroplastic-like isoform X2, producing the protein MSTAAPFRLLLPLHPPLTPRRHSAPVLPSVPRRGTVPSPRPRLRLRLRLAAGGGDAPPPAADELDCVGTGSDVECVVDGDPGAEEGVAPALAGREWWEWVSLVSPFFFWGTAMVAMKGVIPKTGPFFVAALRLLPAGALVVAFAAARGRKQPSGWAAWGAIAAFGLIDAACFQGFLTEGLQKTSAGLGSVIIDSQPLTVAILAALFFGESIGAIGAGGLVLGVVGLLLLEVPALSVEGNNTSVWGSGEWWMFLSAQSMAVGTIMVRWVSKYSDPIMATGWHMVLALGYTSIFGSAVSYGVYFYNATRGSLTTLSSLTFLTPMFASIFGFLYLGETFAPEQIGGALLTLVAIYMVNYKSIIGEK